From Pleurocapsa sp. PCC 7319:
TAAAGACAAAATGCAATCAATAACGCTCAACAAATCTGATAAAGGGATAGCATTGCTTTCAGGTTGTCCAGCTTGCTTGAGATCGTCTAATACTTCAGGAGTAGCGATATTTCCAGGATTGATAATTGTGACTGCAATGCGATCGCTGCGTAATTCTTCTCTAAGCGCATGAACGACACCTCGCAAACCAAACTTTGATGCTGTGTTAGCAACTTCTCGTGCAGGAAAATTATCCAAACCCGATAACGCCCCCATAAAAATTACTTTTGGGTTTGCACCTTGACGCAGGGCGGGTAATAAAGATTTAACCAGACGAATTGGTGCTAAAAGATTCACAGCGATAACATTTTCTATGTCTTCATCAGCGCATCGTTCAAAAGAATACTCTTTGGTAAAAGCATTAGTTTCCCATGTACCTCCCATGTATAAAAGTGCATCCAAAGGAGAATTACCAACTGCAAGTTTTACAGTTTCAATTCCTGCTTTAGTGCTAATGTCTGCTTCGATCCAATTGCCAAAATTAGCCCGAGAACGAGAGACAGTAATTAATTCGGTAGTAGAAGACAAGATATGCTCGCTAACTGCAGCACCGATACCACGACTAGCACCAACTACAAGAATTTTTTGAAATTTACGAGCCACGTTCGAGTCACCTCAAATTTATTTTCTCAAACTTACCAAAGACAAAAGGAGCAAACAAATGAATGTCCAAGAACCTAAAATAGTATTAAGTAGGTCAACCTAATTAAACGTAAAATAAAAATCCCTACTCCCTTATTCCCCCAAGTCTGCTTATCGGTTTAATGTTTAATAAAGTAGAGCTACTTAGTTACAGGTGGTAATTACAAGATTGGATTGGCGATCGCCAATTACTTCAACGTTGTCATCGCAGTATTTCTAACCACAAAAATCTTGTAATCTACAATATCGGCA
This genomic window contains:
- a CDS encoding SDR family oxidoreductase, whose product is MARKFQKILVVGASRGIGAAVSEHILSSTTELITVSRSRANFGNWIEADISTKAGIETVKLAVGNSPLDALLYMGGTWETNAFTKEYSFERCADEDIENVIAVNLLAPIRLVKSLLPALRQGANPKVIFMGALSGLDNFPAREVANTASKFGLRGVVHALREELRSDRIAVTIINPGNIATPEVLDDLKQAGQPESNAIPLSDLLSVIDCILSLSRSTCIKEIQIPAMSARGA